A genomic window from Streptomyces sp. NBC_00234 includes:
- a CDS encoding GntR family transcriptional regulator has protein sequence MTLKIALDPDAATAPYEQVRTQISEQARSGALPVGYKLPTVRGFAEELGLAANTVAKAYRALEADGVIETRGRNGTFVAAAGDAADRKAAAAAQEYAEQARRLGLSRAEALSLAEDAVRAVYVD, from the coding sequence GTGACCCTGAAGATCGCTCTTGACCCGGACGCCGCCACCGCACCGTACGAGCAGGTGCGCACGCAGATCTCCGAACAGGCCCGCTCCGGCGCCCTGCCCGTCGGCTACAAGCTGCCGACCGTACGCGGCTTCGCCGAGGAACTGGGCCTGGCCGCCAACACCGTCGCCAAGGCGTACCGGGCGCTGGAGGCCGACGGGGTGATCGAGACCCGTGGCCGCAACGGCACCTTCGTCGCCGCGGCGGGGGACGCGGCGGACCGCAAGGCGGCGGCTGCCGCGCAGGAGTACGCGGAACAGGCGAGGCGGCTCGGGCTGTCGCGGGCCGAGGCCCTGTCCCTCGCCGAGGACGCGGTGCGGGCGGTCTACGTGGACTGA
- a CDS encoding GNAT family N-acetyltransferase — translation MTVIVRDFRPADAEAWVEVRRAALPYMVTTAEQVAFDLASAHPDKRYRLLVAEEDGEIIGTAQVGISYDTPEPGQGFCNPYTRPDRLGRGAGSLLLSTAEGYLAETGAVAVYTWVLDEPANREFARRRGYVASRPAHFLHLDLANGTLPARQEVPAGVELRTAADFADDPRQLFEADAEVTADEPSDTPMELTDYEDWLNHTWRHPGLDRELTSVAVVDGTVAAFSAATTDGLTRYSSGMTGTRRAYRGRGLAKLVKNDSLHRARAAGYTDAYTGNDADNAPMLAVNTWFGYEICATEVRHVRTFV, via the coding sequence ATGACTGTGATCGTTCGCGATTTCCGGCCCGCCGACGCGGAAGCGTGGGTGGAGGTGCGGCGTGCCGCACTGCCGTACATGGTGACCACCGCCGAGCAGGTCGCCTTCGACCTGGCGAGCGCGCACCCCGACAAGCGGTACCGCCTGCTCGTCGCCGAGGAGGACGGGGAGATCATCGGCACGGCGCAGGTCGGCATCTCCTACGACACTCCGGAGCCCGGTCAGGGCTTCTGCAATCCGTACACCCGCCCGGACCGTCTCGGGCGCGGGGCGGGCTCCCTGCTGCTGAGCACCGCCGAGGGATATCTGGCCGAGACCGGCGCGGTCGCGGTCTACACATGGGTGCTCGACGAGCCGGCCAACCGTGAGTTCGCGCGCAGGCGCGGCTATGTGGCGAGCCGGCCGGCGCACTTCCTCCACCTCGATCTGGCGAACGGCACCCTGCCGGCACGCCAGGAGGTTCCCGCCGGGGTCGAGTTGCGTACGGCCGCCGACTTCGCCGACGACCCGCGACAGCTGTTCGAGGCCGACGCGGAGGTCACGGCGGACGAGCCGAGCGACACCCCCATGGAGCTCACGGACTACGAGGACTGGCTGAACCACACCTGGCGCCATCCCGGCCTGGACCGTGAACTCACCTCGGTCGCGGTGGTGGACGGGACGGTGGCGGCCTTCAGCGCGGCCACCACCGACGGACTGACCCGCTACTCCTCGGGCATGACCGGCACCCGGCGGGCCTACCGCGGCCGGGGCCTCGCGAAGCTCGTCAAGAACGATTCCCTGCACCGGGCCAGGGCCGCGGGATACACGGACGCCTACACCGGCAACGACGCGGACAAC